The Candidatus Dormiibacterota bacterium genome has a window encoding:
- a CDS encoding nuclear transport factor 2 family protein has protein sequence MSSSEEAAAVALVESFRAAQNAGDVAACLALLHPEAVFDIGTGRFEGVPRIATLLRLLARLHYTTTGAPPVPGAGGGLAALWTVHHDDLRRGRIGELRVHAEIGVAGGAIVLLRTRPTPDTLERLRAASGSVDPDAYSDAREREP, from the coding sequence ATGAGCAGCTCCGAGGAGGCCGCAGCGGTCGCCCTCGTCGAGTCCTTCCGGGCGGCGCAGAACGCCGGAGACGTGGCCGCCTGCCTCGCCCTCCTCCACCCCGAGGCGGTGTTCGACATCGGCACCGGCCGCTTCGAGGGGGTGCCCCGGATCGCCACCCTGCTCCGACTGCTCGCCCGGCTCCACTACACCACCACCGGCGCGCCCCCGGTCCCCGGCGCCGGCGGCGGGCTGGCCGCGCTCTGGACGGTCCACCACGACGACCTCCGGCGCGGCCGCATCGGCGAGCTGCGGGTCCACGCCGAGATCGGGGTCGCCGGCGGCGCCATCGTCCTGCTCCGCACCCGGCCGACCCCGGACACCCTGGAGCGGCTCCGCGCCGCCAGCGGCAGCGTGGACCCGGACGCCTACTCGGACGCCCGCGAGCGCGAGCCGTAG